A single region of the Melioribacteraceae bacterium 4301-Me genome encodes:
- the ccoS gene encoding cbb3-type cytochrome oxidase assembly protein CcoS, translating into MSVIIVLLAFSLLIAVGFLIAYLWAVKDGQFDDKYTPSIRILFDNEKNKISHQAQNSELDKSNNDLSNQNSEFKKRSS; encoded by the coding sequence ATGTCTGTTATAATTGTTCTGCTTGCATTTAGTCTTCTTATCGCTGTGGGATTTCTTATTGCTTATCTTTGGGCGGTTAAAGATGGTCAGTTTGATGATAAATATACACCCTCAATAAGAATTTTATTTGATAATGAAAAAAACAAAATATCACATCAAGCGCAAAATTCTGAATTAGACAAAAGTAATAATGACTTATCTAACCAAAATTCTGAATTCAAAAAAAGGAGTTCATAA
- a CDS encoding heavy metal translocating P-type ATPase: protein MKETITKEKAKEVKCFHCGEDCVDNEIRIDEKVFCCNGCKNVYLILNNNQMCTYYSLEEKPGVSQKNHVHKNYDFLDDETIQQKLVDFSSSNFSSITFFIPQMHCSSCIWLLESLYKLNNGIKNSQVDFLKKRLTVNFNPTETKIKNIVQLLNSLGYEPQLNLEDKEKETSQEQTKKLYYKIGIAGFCFGNIMLLSFPEYLSITQTESQNLNVLFNYLMLLLSLPVFFYSANEYHISAIKGLKKKIVNIDVPVSLGILILFIRSFVDIVFYNQAGYLDSLSGLVFFLLIGRLFQNKTYYALNFERNYKSFFPISACVIRNGKETTIPIEKIEPGERMLIRNNEIIAVDSILIKGIANIDYSFVTGESSPVTIKNGDLIYAGGKQIGTAIEVESIKNISQSYLTQLWNNKAFLKQKESKVTSLANKVSKYFTFIVLFIALSSAIYWSLKNPAYIWIAVTSVLIVACPCALALSTPFTLGNILRIFGKNKFYIKNTAVIEELAKIDSIVFDKTGTLTEQKNFTIEFVGTNLTDDEKILIKSTTRNSTHPLSQKIFNSINTKYYQPDEYYELPGEGIEAKIFGNCIKLGSQQFVNSNNFELPKDYYSKVFISINNVVKGYYKISNNYRDGLKLLFEQLKRNYSITILSGDNPSEKNNLFQMFGLAKNIFFNQTPYQKLMYVGSLQNAGKKVLMIGDGLNDAGALKKSNVGISVTENTNNFSPSSDAILEASSLKKLSLFLRFCKTGEKIIIASFVISFVYNLVGLSFAVQGLLSPLIAAILMPISSISVVVFTTFTTNFFAKKSGLI, encoded by the coding sequence TTGAAAGAGACTATAACAAAAGAAAAAGCAAAAGAAGTTAAGTGTTTTCATTGCGGGGAAGATTGCGTTGATAATGAAATAAGAATTGACGAAAAAGTTTTCTGCTGTAATGGGTGCAAAAACGTCTACTTAATCCTCAATAATAATCAAATGTGTACTTATTACTCTTTAGAAGAAAAACCAGGTGTTTCGCAAAAAAATCATGTACATAAGAATTACGATTTCTTGGATGATGAAACCATCCAACAAAAATTAGTTGACTTTTCATCCTCAAATTTCTCAAGTATTACATTTTTCATCCCGCAAATGCATTGTAGTTCGTGTATATGGTTGTTAGAGAGTCTTTACAAATTAAATAACGGAATAAAAAACTCACAAGTAGATTTCTTAAAGAAAAGATTAACTGTTAACTTTAATCCTACTGAAACTAAAATTAAAAATATTGTCCAACTACTTAACTCTTTGGGCTATGAACCACAATTAAATTTAGAGGACAAAGAAAAAGAAACCTCTCAAGAACAAACAAAAAAACTGTATTATAAAATTGGCATTGCTGGATTTTGTTTTGGCAATATAATGCTGCTTAGCTTTCCCGAGTATCTATCGATAACACAGACAGAATCACAAAATTTAAATGTACTATTTAATTATTTGATGCTGCTCTTATCGTTACCTGTATTTTTTTACAGTGCTAATGAATATCATATTTCTGCAATAAAAGGATTAAAGAAAAAAATAGTAAATATTGATGTCCCTGTTTCTTTGGGAATTCTAATACTTTTTATACGAAGTTTTGTAGACATCGTTTTTTATAATCAGGCAGGCTACCTTGATTCTCTCTCAGGACTCGTTTTCTTCTTGCTAATCGGAAGATTATTTCAGAACAAGACATATTATGCTTTGAATTTCGAAAGGAACTATAAATCCTTTTTCCCTATTTCTGCGTGTGTAATAAGAAATGGAAAAGAAACCACAATACCTATTGAAAAAATAGAACCCGGCGAAAGAATGTTGATAAGAAATAATGAAATAATTGCTGTGGATTCAATTCTAATTAAAGGAATTGCTAATATTGATTACAGTTTTGTTACCGGCGAATCTTCACCTGTAACTATTAAAAATGGTGACTTAATTTATGCTGGCGGAAAACAAATTGGAACTGCTATAGAAGTTGAATCAATCAAAAATATTTCTCAAAGTTATTTAACTCAGCTTTGGAATAACAAAGCATTTCTCAAACAAAAAGAATCAAAAGTAACAAGTCTTGCAAATAAAGTTAGCAAGTATTTTACCTTTATCGTATTATTTATTGCTCTAAGTTCCGCAATTTACTGGTCATTAAAAAACCCAGCTTATATTTGGATTGCAGTTACTTCAGTATTAATTGTAGCATGTCCTTGCGCGCTTGCTTTATCTACCCCATTTACGTTAGGAAATATCCTAAGAATTTTTGGTAAAAATAAGTTTTACATTAAAAATACAGCTGTAATTGAAGAACTTGCTAAAATAGATTCAATTGTGTTTGACAAAACAGGCACTTTAACTGAACAAAAAAATTTTACAATTGAATTTGTAGGAACAAATCTAACTGATGACGAAAAAATTTTAATAAAAAGTACAACGAGAAATTCCACTCACCCGTTAAGCCAAAAAATATTTAACAGTATCAATACAAAGTACTACCAACCCGATGAGTATTACGAATTGCCCGGCGAAGGCATTGAAGCAAAAATTTTTGGTAATTGCATAAAATTAGGTTCACAACAATTTGTTAACTCAAATAATTTTGAATTACCAAAAGATTATTATTCTAAGGTATTCATCTCAATAAATAACGTTGTTAAAGGGTATTACAAAATTTCAAATAATTATAGAGATGGATTGAAACTATTATTTGAACAGTTAAAAAGAAATTATAGCATCACTATACTTTCTGGAGATAATCCTTCTGAAAAAAATAATTTATTTCAAATGTTTGGTTTGGCAAAAAATATTTTTTTTAATCAAACGCCTTACCAAAAATTAATGTATGTGGGATCACTTCAAAATGCAGGCAAAAAGGTATTAATGATTGGAGATGGTTTAAACGATGCAGGCGCACTTAAAAAAAGCAATGTGGGTATCTCTGTCACAGAAAATACAAATAATTTTTCGCCATCGAGTGATGCAATCTTAGAGGCTTCATCATTAAAAAAGCTTTCCTTGTTTTTAAGATTTTGTAAGACAGGAGAAAAAATAATAATTGCAAGTTTTGTGATTTCGTTTGTGTATAATTTAGTTGGACTTTCTTTTGCTGTGCAGGGTTTATTGAGCCCGCTTATCGCTGCAATCTTAATGCCCATTAGTTCAATTTCTGTTGTGGTTTTTACAACTTTTACAACTAATTTTTTTGCAAAGAAAAGTGGTTTAATTTAA
- a CDS encoding SDR family NAD(P)-dependent oxidoreductase, with amino-acid sequence MSRLENKIVFITGATSGIGKACAYAFAKEGSNLVISARRLDLINEIAKDITEKYGVKVYGFKLDVRNKQNVIDAIKSIPTEFKAVDILINNAGLALGLNKFYEDELENWDVMIDTNIKGLLYVTHAILPGMIERKSGHIINIGSIAGHEAYPKGSVYCATKFAVNAITQSLRMDTIDKGILVSTIDPGLVETNFSNIRFFGDKEKAKNVYKGLTPLTGEDVADAVVYCASRPPHVNVAQITLLAAQQASAMVVHREN; translated from the coding sequence ATGAGCAGATTAGAGAACAAAATTGTTTTTATTACTGGTGCAACATCTGGTATTGGGAAAGCCTGTGCCTATGCTTTTGCTAAAGAAGGGTCTAACTTAGTAATTAGTGCTAGAAGGTTAGATTTAATTAATGAAATTGCAAAAGATATTACAGAAAAATACGGAGTAAAAGTTTATGGTTTTAAACTTGATGTAAGAAACAAGCAGAATGTTATTGATGCAATCAAATCAATTCCCACAGAATTTAAAGCGGTTGATATACTTATTAACAATGCAGGACTTGCGTTAGGTCTAAATAAATTTTATGAAGACGAGCTTGAAAATTGGGATGTAATGATTGACACTAACATAAAAGGACTGCTTTATGTTACCCATGCAATTTTGCCTGGAATGATAGAAAGGAAATCCGGGCATATTATAAACATTGGTTCTATTGCTGGTCACGAAGCCTATCCAAAGGGAAGTGTTTATTGCGCAACAAAATTTGCAGTAAATGCAATAACGCAATCATTGAGAATGGATACAATTGATAAGGGAATTTTAGTTAGTACAATTGATCCTGGCCTAGTAGAAACGAATTTTAGTAATATTAGATTTTTCGGTGATAAGGAAAAAGCGAAGAATGTTTATAAAGGGCTAACACCGCTAACAGGTGAAGATGTAGCAGATGCGGTGGTATATTGTGCTTCCAGGCCGCCGCATGTAAATGTGGCACAAATAACTTTATTAGCTGCGCAGCAAGCCAGCGCAATGGTAGTTCATAGGGAAAATTAA
- a CDS encoding L-threonylcarbamoyladenylate synthase, whose amino-acid sequence MEYYELHPVTPQLRYINKAVEVLKNGGVIIYPTDTVYGLGCDIYNKEALEKVYNIKHESGTKLFSFIIPDFKEISKYAKVSDYAYKTMRHLLPGPYTFVLPAAKEVPKKLWTKRKTVGIRIPNHPVALSLAKELGNPIVSTSVTNRKGEVLYDPQEIRLIFNTQVDLMLSAGALEGKPSSIVDLSGDEPEVIREGAGDVSLFYA is encoded by the coding sequence ATGGAATATTATGAATTACATCCAGTTACACCGCAGTTGCGTTATATTAATAAAGCTGTAGAAGTATTAAAAAACGGTGGGGTAATTATTTACCCTACTGATACGGTTTATGGATTAGGTTGCGATATATATAATAAAGAAGCCTTAGAAAAAGTTTACAACATTAAGCACGAATCTGGAACGAAATTATTTAGCTTTATTATTCCGGATTTTAAAGAAATTTCTAAATATGCAAAAGTATCTGATTATGCTTATAAAACGATGCGTCATCTTCTACCGGGTCCTTACACATTTGTTTTACCTGCCGCTAAGGAAGTACCTAAAAAATTGTGGACAAAAAGAAAAACCGTAGGCATTCGAATCCCTAATCACCCTGTTGCACTTTCTTTAGCAAAAGAATTAGGAAATCCGATTGTAAGCACAAGTGTAACCAACAGAAAAGGTGAAGTGTTGTACGACCCACAGGAGATACGTCTTATTTTTAATACTCAAGTTGATCTTATGCTTTCAGCAGGTGCTTTAGAAGGTAAGCCTTCAAGTATTGTAGATTTAAGCGGGGATGAACCCGAAGTAATTCGCGAAGGGGCCGGCGATGTAAGTTTGTTTTATGCTTGA
- a CDS encoding MFS transporter → MSIKSLPKQVKILGLISFFTDFASEMLYPITPIFLTSFLGASMSLVGLIEGLAELTAGILKGYFGMLSDKIGKRSIFVFGGYSLSAFSKPLPGIFPRIVTVIFSRIADRIGKGMRTSPRDALLSEYSKNNSGAIFGFHRSMDTFGAVAGPIAAIIYLYFHPGGYISLFLIAFIPSVIAIYFASKVRDKSTVVFSKEKFDYKDFWKTAPKNYKIILILLTIFSLVNSSDVFLILKSKYITHSDNYAITGYIFYNIIYAFSSYPSGILSDKFGKKKVLAFGLLIFSFVYFGFAFNNNLLLMFIFFAFYGLYAAATEGISKAWISDIIIPRYKGSAIGLLNSFVSVAVMIGSFGAGVIWDKFGSTAPFLVSAVVSFVVATIFFFMKDENRVQVLSKS, encoded by the coding sequence GTGAGCATTAAAAGTCTTCCAAAACAGGTAAAAATTTTAGGTCTAATCAGCTTTTTCACCGATTTTGCTAGTGAAATGCTGTATCCAATCACCCCGATATTCCTCACTTCATTCCTTGGCGCTTCAATGAGTTTAGTAGGATTAATTGAAGGGTTAGCTGAACTAACCGCAGGAATTCTTAAGGGATATTTTGGAATGCTGTCTGATAAAATAGGTAAGCGTTCAATATTTGTTTTTGGAGGCTATTCTCTTTCGGCCTTTTCGAAACCACTGCCGGGAATTTTCCCCCGAATTGTAACTGTTATCTTTTCTCGCATTGCTGATAGAATTGGTAAAGGTATGAGGACTTCCCCCAGAGATGCACTTCTTTCAGAATATTCTAAAAATAACAGTGGTGCAATTTTTGGGTTCCACAGAAGCATGGATACTTTTGGAGCTGTTGCCGGTCCGATTGCTGCAATTATATATTTATACTTTCATCCAGGGGGATACATTTCACTTTTCCTTATTGCATTTATTCCTTCTGTTATTGCTATTTATTTTGCTTCTAAGGTCAGAGACAAGTCAACTGTTGTCTTTAGTAAAGAAAAATTTGATTATAAAGATTTTTGGAAAACAGCACCAAAAAATTACAAAATAATATTAATCTTATTAACTATTTTTTCTCTTGTCAACAGTAGTGATGTTTTTCTTATTCTTAAATCAAAATATATAACACATTCAGATAATTACGCGATTACTGGATATATATTTTATAATATAATTTATGCTTTCTCTTCCTATCCTTCAGGTATTCTATCAGATAAATTTGGGAAAAAGAAAGTCCTTGCTTTTGGTTTATTAATATTTTCATTTGTTTATTTTGGATTTGCATTTAACAATAATTTATTACTCATGTTCATTTTCTTCGCTTTTTATGGTTTGTATGCTGCAGCAACAGAGGGAATTTCAAAAGCATGGATTTCAGATATAATAATCCCTCGATATAAAGGAAGTGCCATTGGACTACTGAACTCTTTTGTTAGTGTAGCTGTTATGATAGGTTCTTTTGGTGCAGGGGTTATTTGGGATAAATTTGGCTCAACAGCACCTTTTTTAGTTTCAGCTGTTGTATCATTTGTAGTTGCAACAATTTTTTTCTTTATGAAAGATGAAAATAGGGTGCAAGTACTTTCTAAATCATAA